The region TACGCAAATTACGAGAAAGATTAGGCGAGAATATGACTTAGAAACACTCATGACAGAGCATTTTCATCTGTCAATTCTCTTAACCTGAAAAACATTAGGCAAATACGCTGATTTCAGAATTATCAGATAACCTACATCCTTAATCCTTATGTCAGAATCACTGTTACTCAACGAAACATATTGACAATATGGAGGTATTATGTTAGAATAACCTAATCTACGAGGCCAGATGAGGGGCAGGTAGATAGTAGCCAGTGGATAAGTGGATGGCGGCAGGATTCGGATTCAATATCCGCCATCCAAAATTAAAAAGGAGGTGGTTTATTTGAAACCCAAAATGTTGGTTGGTCTATGTAGTCTGTGTCTTATCTTAGGCACATTAGAGGCCTACGGGGCTGAGAAGCCCACCGGTCTGGCCGTTGGCCCACGGGTGGGGTATTATGACTCAAAGGATGCTGATGAGGGGGAATTTAAGTACGGGGCCCAGGCAAGGATGACTCTTACAGAAACCCTTTCAGTCGAAGGCTCCATTGAGTATCGAAAAGAAAGCTACGAGAATGAAAAGGTGGAGGTTATCTCTTATCCGATTATGGCCTCCCTTGTTTTGTTCCCCTTTCCGATGGCCCCCATTTCACCTTATCTTATTGGCGGAGCGATTTGGGATAAATATAAATGGGAGTGTGAAGATAGGGCGGAAAAGTCTTCTGAATTTGGCTATTTGGCCGGATTTGGGGCTGAAATGCCCCTCGGTGCGAAGATGAGCCTTAACGGTGATATCAGATATGTCCTCCTGGATCGTGATCTAAAGATAACAGATATTGACCCCGATAATTTAGAGGCGGATTTCTGGACGATTACCGGCGCCATAAACTTTTTCTTCTTTTAGGAGATGAAGGGCACCGGCGGAAAGATTGGAAGGTAGGGGGGGCAATCCCTTGTGGTTGCCCAACAGAGGAAGGACAGGCACAGGGGCCTGTCCCTACTTATTACGCAACAAGTCTATGGATATTTTAGGGAAAGGATTTTTCGGGAGGGGGAAATACTCTATGAGCGTGAGTGAACTGAGAGGTGAAGTCAAATTATGGAATTACGACTATTCCTGGGTTTAGATATAGGCTCAGTCAGCCTGAATACGGTGGTAATGAATGCTGACCGGAAGATACGGGAAGAACATTATACCCGGCTGAAGGGGCAGCCGCTTAAAACGGTAATCAGTGTGCTCACGGATGTATTCAGCCGGATCGCTCCGAAAGAGATAGCCTGGACGGCCGTGACTGGCTCCGGGGGTAAATTAGTGGCGGAGTTGCTTGGGGGAGAATTTGTCAATGAGATCGTGGCCCAGACACGGGCGGTTAAGGAATTTCATCCTGAAGCGCGGACGGTCATTGAAATAGGCGGCGAAGACGCCAAGCTCTTAATCCTGAACCACAGACCGGAGGCCGGAGGAATAGTCCTGGAAGACTTTGCCATGAATACCCAGTGTGCGGCCGGCACCGGTTCTTTTTTAGACCAACAGGCCAGCCGGTTGGGTCTTTCTATTGAGGAATTTGGCCAATTATCTTTAAAGTCCGGGCACTCACCTAGGATAGCCGGTCGATGTAGTGTCTTTGCCAAGTCGGACATGATCCATCTTCAGCAAATCGCTACCCCCGATTATGACATTGTGGCCGGTCTTTGTTATGCCATGGCCAGGAATTTCAAGTCTAATATCGGTAGAGGCAAGCCCTTTCATCGCCCCATCTCTTTTCAGGGGGGAGTAGCCGCCAATGTTGGCATGATCCGGGCATTCAAGGATATCTTAGAGCTGGACCACCCCCAGGACCTGATTATTCCGACTCACTACGCCTCGATGGGGGCCATTGGCGCTGTTTTGACCTGCCTTGATAGTCAAAACAC is a window of bacterium DNA encoding:
- a CDS encoding porin family protein, with protein sequence MKPKMLVGLCSLCLILGTLEAYGAEKPTGLAVGPRVGYYDSKDADEGEFKYGAQARMTLTETLSVEGSIEYRKESYENEKVEVISYPIMASLVLFPFPMAPISPYLIGGAIWDKYKWECEDRAEKSSEFGYLAGFGAEMPLGAKMSLNGDIRYVLLDRDLKITDIDPDNLEADFWTITGAINFFFF